From the genome of Agromyces badenianii:
AGGGCACGTCGCTGCCGCGCGCGACCCGCACGTGGCCGATGTCGCCGGCGATGCCCTGTGCACCCCGTTGCAGGAGCCCGCCCGAGATGATGCCGGAGCCGATGCCGGTGGCGACCTTCACGAACATGAGGTGCTCGACCTGCGGCCAGGCGAGGGCGCGTTCGCCGAGCGCCATGATGTTCACGTCGTTGTCGACGAGCACGGGCACCTCGAGGTGCTGCTGCACCCAGCCCGGCACGTCGAAGCGATCCCAGCCTGGCATGATCGGCGGGTTCACCGGGCGGCCACTGGAGTGCTCGACCGGGCCGGGCACGCCGATGCCGATCGCGGCGAGCTCGTGCCGATCGCGGCCGAGCCCGTCGATGAGGGCGAGGCCGGTGTCGACCATCCAGCCGAGCACGGACTCCGGCCCCTGGGCGATGTCCATGGGTTCACCGTGCTCGGCGAGCACGGTGCCCGAGAGATCGGTGACGGCGATCGTGGCGTGCGAGGCGCCGAGGTCGGCGGCGAGCACGATGCGGGCCGAGGGGTTCAGGGCGAACTGCGACGGCGGCCGGCCGCCGGTCGACGCGGCGTCGGCGACGGGGGAGACCAGCCCGAGCCGCATGAGCTCGTCGACGCGCGCCGCGATGGTCGATCGGGCGAGACCGGTGCTGGCCGCGAGTGAGGCGCGGGTGCGGGGGGCGCCGTCGCGAAGCAGCTGGAAGAGCTCACTCGCCCCCGAGCTGCCGAGTGCCGAGCCCCGGCTGATGTCGACCATGCACTGAGTAAAGCACACCAACTTCACCCGCAGATAAATCTCGAAGATGTAACGACTTCTGCAACTTTTGACGAAAGACTAGCAAAAGATGCTGCGACTGTGTCAGCATGGCGACCATGACAACGGACGTCATCGCCCCGGCCCGCACACTTCGTGCCGGCTTCGTCGGCGGCGGTTTCATGGCCGCCGTGCACTCCCGGGCTGCTCGCGCCGCTCGCGCCGATCTCACGGGCGGTGCGTCCTCCTCGGCTGATCGAGCTCGCGACGCCGCCCTACGGCTCGGGCTCTCGGCCGCATTCGACTCGGTCGACGAGCTGCTCGCCGACCCCGACATCGACGTCGTGCACATCTGCACGCCGAACACGACGCACGCGGCGATCGCGATGGCCGCGCTCGAAGCCGGCAAGCACGTCATCTGCGAGAAGCCGCTCGCGACCTCGGCGACGGATGCCGCGGCGCTGACCGCGCTCGCCGACGACCGGGGCCTCGTGGCCGCGGTGCCGTTCGTCTACCGCTTCCACCCCATGGCGCGCGAGGCCAGGGCCCGCATCGCCCGCGGCGAGACCGGCCGGCTGCTCAGCGTGCAGGGCGCCTACCTGCAGGACTGGCTCGCGGCACCGCACGACGACGACTGGCGCGTCGACGCGGCGCTCGGCGGTCCGTCGCGCGCGTTCGCCGACATCGGCTCGCACCTCGTCGACCTGCTCGAGTTCGTCTCGGGCGAGCGCATCGTTCGCCTCAGCGCCTCGACGCGCACCGTGTACGAGGCCCGCGCCCGGCACGACGACATCGCCACCGAAGACCTCGTCGCCGTCGTCGTCGAGCTCACCTCGGGCGCCGTCGGCACATTGCTCGTGTCGCAGGTGGCGCCCGGGCGCAAGAACGCCCTCTCGATCGAGCTCGCCGGCACGGCGGCGAGCGTGCGCTTCGAGCAGGAGCGGCCCGACACGCTCTGGCTCGGCCGCACCGATGCGTCGAGCGTCATCGTGCGCGACCCGGCACGGCTCGCCGGCGACGCGGCACGGCTATCGCTCGTGCCGGCGGGGCATCCGATGGGGTACCAAGACGCGTTCAACGCCTTCGTCGCCGATGCCTACGCCGCGATCGGCGGCGCGTCGCCCGAGGGGCTGCCGCGGTTCCGCGACGGCCTGCGCGCGGTGCGCGTGACCGAGGCGGTACTGGAGTCCGCGGCGAGCGGCACTTGGGTGGAGGTGGTGGCATGACCACGCAGCAGCCGCAGACCGGAGCCGGCCGCAGCGCCGTGCACGACGCCGAGCCGGTGCTCGTGGCCACCGGCCTCGAGAAGTCCTTCTTCGGCGTCACCGTGCTGCGCGGCGTGGGGCTCACGCTCCACCCCGGCGAGGTGCACGGCCTCGTCGGCGAGAACGGCGCAGGCAAGTCGACCTTCATGAAGATCCTCGCCGGCGTCTACGAGCGGGATGCCGGCACCATCGCCCTCGGCGGCACCGAGGTGGCGTTCAGCCACCCCGTCGAGGCCGCCCGCGCCGGCCTCGCCACCGTCTTCCAGGAGTTCAACCTGCTGCCCGAGCGCACCGTCGCGCAGAACGTCTTCCTCGGCCGTGAGCCGCGCCGCGGCGGCTTCGTCGACAAGAAGGCCATGCTCGCAGAGACGCGCGCACTGCTCGACGACCTCGGCATCGACACGATCGACGCGGATGCCCCGGTGCGCACGCTCACGGTCGCCGAGCAGCAGATCGTCGAGATCGTGAAGGCGCTGTCGGTCGACGCCCGGGTCATCCAGATGGACGAGCCCACCGCAGCGCTCGCCGACCACGAGGTCGAGCTGCTCTACACGATCGTGCGCCGGCTCGCCGAGCGCGGCGTCGCCATTCTCTACGTCTCGCACCGGCTGAAGGAGATCTTCGACCTCTGCGACACGATCACGGTGCTGAAAGACGGCGCACTCGTCTCGAGCGGGCCCGCGGGCGAGCTCGACACCGACGAGCTCGTGCGCCGCATGGTCGGCCGGCCGATCTCGGCCTACTTCCCGGCCGCCGACGAGGGCACGGTCGTGGGGGAGCCGAGGCTCGAACTGCACGGCGCGGGCAACGCCTACGTCGACGACATCGACCTCGAGCTCCGCGCCGGCGAGATCGTCGGCGTCGCGGGCCTGCAGGGTTCGGGGCGCACCGAGCTCGTCGAGGCGCTGTTCGGCATCGCGCCGTTCACCCGCGGCGAGTTGCGTCTCGACGGGCAGCCCGTGCACATGACCTCGGCGCGGCAGGCCGTCATGGCGGGCATCGCCCTCATCACCGAGGACCGCAAGGCCCAGGGCCTCGCCCTGAACCAGTCGGTCGGCGACAACGCGCTGCTCGTCATCCGCTCCGTCTTCGCGCGCCGCACGTCCGAGGCGCGGCGAGAGCTGCCGGGCGTGCTCTCTTCGCTCGAGGTCTCCTCGCGGGGTGTCGACCAAGAGGTGCAGTACCTCTCGGGCGGCAACCAGCAGAAGGTCGTGCTCGCGAAGTGGCTCGCCACGAAGCCGCGCGTGGTGCTGCTCGACGAGCCGACCCGCGGCATCGACGTCGGCGCGAAGGTCGCCGTCTACACGCTCATGCGACGGCTCGCGAGAGAAGGGGTCGCCATGCTCATGATCTCCTCCGAACTGCCCGAGGTGATCGGCATGTCCGACCGCATCATCGTCATGCACGACGGCCGGGCCTCGGCCGAGCTCCCCGCGCGCAGCGACGAGACCACGATCCTCTCGGCGGCGACCGGCACGCTCAAGATCGGCGGGGCGAAGGTCGTCGGCATGGCCGATCCTGAGCCCGCCGCTGCCGCGACGGAGGGCATCGCGAACTCGGATGCCTCCTCGAATGCCTCTTCGGATGCCTCTTCGGATGCCTCGGAAGAGGAGGCCGGCCGATGAGCGCCGTCACCGCGACATCCGCACGCCGGGGCCGGCGTCGCCGCCTTGACGCGAGTCTCATCGTGGGCATCGCCCTCGTCGGCGTGATCATCATCGGCGCCGTGCTCGTGGCGAGCGTCGGCCGCAACTTCTTCAGCGCCGGCAACATCCGCGACATCCTCACCGGCATGAGCGTGCTCGGGTTCGTCGCGATCGGCCAGACGCTCGTGATCCTGTGCGCCTCGCTCGACCTGTCGGTGCCCTACGTCGTGAGCCTGTCGAGCCTCATCGCCGCCGACCTGATGGCGGGCAACCCGGCGAACATCCCCGTCGCCGTGCTCGCGGTGCTCGTCGTCGCCGCCCTCATCGGCCTCGCCAACGGACTCATCGTCACGAAGCTCAAGGTCAACGGCTTCATCGCGACGCTCGGCACCGGGCTCATCATCAAGGGCTACCTCGACACGAACTACAAGGGCACGAGCGGCGAGGTGCCGTGGGAGTTCCAGCTCATCGGCGCGACCGGTGTGGGGCCAGTGCCCGTCTCGACCCTCATCATGCTCGTCGTCGCGCTCGCCGGGGCGTTCTTCCTCGCCCGCACCCGGGTCGGCAACCACATGTTCGCGGTCGGCGGCAACGAGCTGGTCGCGCGCCTCTCGGGCATCCGCACCGCCCGGCCGGTGATCGTCGCGCACATGCTGTGCTCCATCACGGCAGCGCTCGCCGGGCTCCTGCTCGCGAGCCGGCTCGGCGTCGGCAGCCCCACCGTGGGCACCCAGGGCGGCTACGACCTGCTCTCGATCGCCGCGGTCGTGCTCGGCGGCACCCTGCTCATGGGCGGCCGCGGCTCGATCTGGGGCACGATCGGCGGCGTCGCGATCTTCGCCGTGGTCGACAACGTGATGAGCGTCATGCAGGTGAACCCGTTCCTGAAAGACGTCGTTCGCGGGGTCGTCATCGTCGCCGCGGTCGCCGTGTACACGAGCCGCTCGCTCGACCGCAGGCGGCCGCGTTTCGGCACCGGGTCGCAGGCGCCCGGGTCGGATGCCGCCGGACCACCGATCGCCGAGCACGAGAAGGAGGCCTCGGCATGAGCACCGCGACATCCGTTCAGCCCACCGTCGGCCAGCGCCTCGCCGGACTCGGCCGCACGCTCGTCAGCCCCCGCGGCGCCGTGTTCCTGCTGCTCGTCGTGCTGCTCGTGGCGATCACCGTGCTGAACCCCGCGTTCGCCGAGCCCTCGCAGTTCATCCGCTTCATCCAGCGCGTCGCGCCCGTCGCGATCGTCGCGATCGGCCAGTACTTCGTGATCGTCGGCGGCGAGTTCGACCTCTCGATGGGCTCGGTCGTGACGGCACAGGTCGTGATCGCCGGCAACCTCATCGGCCAGGACGAGGCGAAGTCGCTGCCCGTGCTCGCGTTCATGCTCGCGTTCGGCGCCTTCATCGGGCTCATCAACGGCCTCATCGTCACCCTGCTCAAGGTGCCGAGCTTCATCGTGACGCTCGGCATGATGCTCGCCCTGCTCGGCGCCACCCTCTACTGGACCGGTGGCGCGGCGACCGGCAACCCGGCCGACGGCTTCCGCGAGATCGGCCGCGGCGGCATCCGGGGCCTCCCGGTCATCGAGATCCTGCCGTGGTCGGTCATCGTGCTCGCGGTGGTGCTCGCGATCGCGATCTGGTTCGCGCGCCGTCCGTTCGGGCGCACCATCATCGCCCTCGGCGACAACCCGACGACGGCGCGCTACTCGGGCGCCCGCAACTGGTGGGTGAAGACCTCGACCTTCATGATCTCCTCGCTCTCGGCGACCGTCGCCGGCGTGCTGCTCGTCGGATACGCGGGCGTGCACCCGAGCGTCGGGCGCGGCTACGAGTTCACCGCGATCACCGCGGTCGTGCTCGGCGGCGTCGTGCTCGGCGGCGGCCGGGGCTGGGTCGTCGCTGCGGCGGCCGGAGCCTTCGCCCTCGAAGCGCTCTTCACCCTGCTGAACTTCGCGGGGGTGCCCTCGACCTACCGTGATGCCGTGCAGGGCGCGATCATCATCCTCGCCGTCGCCTACGCGGCCACCACGATCCGGGCACGACGAAAGGGCCGGGCCCTCGAGGCGCCGGTCGCGCCGCTGTCACCTGCGCCCCACGCGCCGAACCCGGCGCCCACGATCTCGCCCGAGTCGGCGACCAAGACTTCGCCGGCACCGGCGGAGGAGCAGGATGCCGCGGCATCCGCTCGCCCTGCACCCATTCCCTCGACGCAGAGGGCTGACAACGAAACCAAGGGAGGTTCGTGATGCGACGCAGGTATGCAGTGGCATCCGCCATGGTCGGCGCTCTTGCGCTGTTCGCGCTGGCCGGATGTACCACCGACCCGAACGTGGCCGCGCCGTCGGATGACGCCGGAGCCACGGAAGAAGCGGTCGAGTGGTTCGACCAGGAGCTCTACGACAAGCAGTACGCCGAACGGTCCGTCGTGCCCGAGGGGCCCGAGGGGCAGCCGTGGTTGCAGTACATCAACGCCGAGATGACCGACACGGCGCAGTACGCAGGCACCGGAGCGAAGAAGGCGTGCTTCGCGAACGCCTCGATCTCCAACCCGTGGCGGCAGACCGGCTGGATCACCATGAACCAGCAGCTGAAGGTGCTGCAGGACGCGGGCGTCATCTCCGAGATGGAGACCCGCGACGCGCAGGACTCGGATGACACGCAGATCGCCGACATCGACTACTTCATCGGTGAGGGCGACTGCGACATCTTCATCATCTCGCCGAACTCCACGGCGGCCATGACCCCGGCCGTCGAGCGGGCGTGCGACACCGGCAAGCCCGTCGTGGTCTTCGACCGCGGCGTGCAGACCGACTGCCCCGTCACGTTCATCCATCCCATCGGCGGATTCGCGTGGGGCATCGACACCGCCGAGTTCCTGATCGAGGAGCTCGAACCGGGCTCGAAGGTCGTGGCACTGCGGATCCTCCCCGGTGTCGACGTGCTCGAGCAGCGCTGGGCCGCGGCCGAGAAGCTCTTCGAGGAGAACGACATCGAGGCGGTCGACTACTTCACGGGAGCCGACCCCGCCGAGATCAAGAAGATCATCTCCGACGAGCTCGCCAAGGGCGATGTCGACGGCATCTGGATGGACGCCGGTGACGGCGCCGTCGCCGCCATCGAGGCGTTCGAGGATGCCGGCGTCGATTACCCCGTGATGACGGGCGAAGACGAGATGAGCTTCCTGCGCAAGTGGAAGGAGACGGGGCTCACGGGTCTTGCACCGGTGTACTCCAACTTCCAGTGGCGCACGCCGCTGCTCGCCGCGCAGAAGATCTTCGCGGGCGAGCAGATCCCGAAGGAGTGGGTGCTGCCGCAGTCGCCGATCACTGCTGAAGAGGTCGACCAGTACCTCGAGGCGAACGACGGCATGCCCGACGGCCACTACGCGAAGTTCGGTGGCGAAGACCTGCCGGGCTACCCGCAGGTGTGGCAGGACCGAGTGATCCCGTAAGGGTGATCGAGCGAACGACGGCCTAATCTGGTCGGGCGGCGGCGGGTCTCCCTCCGCCGCCCGATCGCACGCTCGCAAGGAGGCAGCATGCGCCGCATCATCGGTGTGAACACCTGGGTCTGGACCTCGCCGCTCGACGACGAATCGCTCGCCGAGATCGCGGCGAAGGCTGCGGGACTAGGCTTCGGCGCGATCGAGCTGCCGGTCGAGAGCCCTGGCGACTGGTCGCCGGATGCCGCGGCGGAGATGCTGCGCGACCACCGGCTCGCCCCCGTGGTGATCGGCGCGATGGGCCCGGGCCGAAACCTCATCGCCGCTCCGGGCTCCGAGGTCGTGGCGACCCAGAACTACCTCGTGCACTGCGTCGGCGTCGCCGAGCGGCTGGGCGCCCGCATC
Proteins encoded in this window:
- a CDS encoding ROK family transcriptional regulator: MVDISRGSALGSSGASELFQLLRDGAPRTRASLAASTGLARSTIAARVDELMRLGLVSPVADAASTGGRPPSQFALNPSARIVLAADLGASHATIAVTDLSGTVLAEHGEPMDIAQGPESVLGWMVDTGLALIDGLGRDRHELAAIGIGVPGPVEHSSGRPVNPPIMPGWDRFDVPGWVQQHLEVPVLVDNDVNIMALGERALAWPQVEHLMFVKVATGIGSGIISGGLLQRGAQGIAGDIGHVRVARGSDVPCHCGNRGCLEALASGPAIARALREQGVAANSGNDVVELVKRGDIDAIQAVRQAGRDIGEVLTACVSLVNPSVVAIGGSMARAGEHLIAGVREVVYTRSMPLATEHLAIVQSAAAENAAVLGASMLAIHHALSPEGIDALAAR
- a CDS encoding Gfo/Idh/MocA family protein; the protein is MTTDVIAPARTLRAGFVGGGFMAAVHSRAARAARADLTGGASSSADRARDAALRLGLSAAFDSVDELLADPDIDVVHICTPNTTHAAIAMAALEAGKHVICEKPLATSATDAAALTALADDRGLVAAVPFVYRFHPMAREARARIARGETGRLLSVQGAYLQDWLAAPHDDDWRVDAALGGPSRAFADIGSHLVDLLEFVSGERIVRLSASTRTVYEARARHDDIATEDLVAVVVELTSGAVGTLLVSQVAPGRKNALSIELAGTAASVRFEQERPDTLWLGRTDASSVIVRDPARLAGDAARLSLVPAGHPMGYQDAFNAFVADAYAAIGGASPEGLPRFRDGLRAVRVTEAVLESAASGTWVEVVA
- a CDS encoding sugar ABC transporter ATP-binding protein → MTTQQPQTGAGRSAVHDAEPVLVATGLEKSFFGVTVLRGVGLTLHPGEVHGLVGENGAGKSTFMKILAGVYERDAGTIALGGTEVAFSHPVEAARAGLATVFQEFNLLPERTVAQNVFLGREPRRGGFVDKKAMLAETRALLDDLGIDTIDADAPVRTLTVAEQQIVEIVKALSVDARVIQMDEPTAALADHEVELLYTIVRRLAERGVAILYVSHRLKEIFDLCDTITVLKDGALVSSGPAGELDTDELVRRMVGRPISAYFPAADEGTVVGEPRLELHGAGNAYVDDIDLELRAGEIVGVAGLQGSGRTELVEALFGIAPFTRGELRLDGQPVHMTSARQAVMAGIALITEDRKAQGLALNQSVGDNALLVIRSVFARRTSEARRELPGVLSSLEVSSRGVDQEVQYLSGGNQQKVVLAKWLATKPRVVLLDEPTRGIDVGAKVAVYTLMRRLAREGVAMLMISSELPEVIGMSDRIIVMHDGRASAELPARSDETTILSAATGTLKIGGAKVVGMADPEPAAAATEGIANSDASSNASSDASSDASEEEAGR
- a CDS encoding ABC transporter permease, coding for MSAVTATSARRGRRRRLDASLIVGIALVGVIIIGAVLVASVGRNFFSAGNIRDILTGMSVLGFVAIGQTLVILCASLDLSVPYVVSLSSLIAADLMAGNPANIPVAVLAVLVVAALIGLANGLIVTKLKVNGFIATLGTGLIIKGYLDTNYKGTSGEVPWEFQLIGATGVGPVPVSTLIMLVVALAGAFFLARTRVGNHMFAVGGNELVARLSGIRTARPVIVAHMLCSITAALAGLLLASRLGVGSPTVGTQGGYDLLSIAAVVLGGTLLMGGRGSIWGTIGGVAIFAVVDNVMSVMQVNPFLKDVVRGVVIVAAVAVYTSRSLDRRRPRFGTGSQAPGSDAAGPPIAEHEKEASA
- a CDS encoding ABC transporter permease; protein product: MSTATSVQPTVGQRLAGLGRTLVSPRGAVFLLLVVLLVAITVLNPAFAEPSQFIRFIQRVAPVAIVAIGQYFVIVGGEFDLSMGSVVTAQVVIAGNLIGQDEAKSLPVLAFMLAFGAFIGLINGLIVTLLKVPSFIVTLGMMLALLGATLYWTGGAATGNPADGFREIGRGGIRGLPVIEILPWSVIVLAVVLAIAIWFARRPFGRTIIALGDNPTTARYSGARNWWVKTSTFMISSLSATVAGVLLVGYAGVHPSVGRGYEFTAITAVVLGGVVLGGGRGWVVAAAAGAFALEALFTLLNFAGVPSTYRDAVQGAIIILAVAYAATTIRARRKGRALEAPVAPLSPAPHAPNPAPTISPESATKTSPAPAEEQDAAASARPAPIPSTQRADNETKGGS
- a CDS encoding substrate-binding domain-containing protein, with the translated sequence MRRRYAVASAMVGALALFALAGCTTDPNVAAPSDDAGATEEAVEWFDQELYDKQYAERSVVPEGPEGQPWLQYINAEMTDTAQYAGTGAKKACFANASISNPWRQTGWITMNQQLKVLQDAGVISEMETRDAQDSDDTQIADIDYFIGEGDCDIFIISPNSTAAMTPAVERACDTGKPVVVFDRGVQTDCPVTFIHPIGGFAWGIDTAEFLIEELEPGSKVVALRILPGVDVLEQRWAAAEKLFEENDIEAVDYFTGADPAEIKKIISDELAKGDVDGIWMDAGDGAVAAIEAFEDAGVDYPVMTGEDEMSFLRKWKETGLTGLAPVYSNFQWRTPLLAAQKIFAGEQIPKEWVLPQSPITAEEVDQYLEANDGMPDGHYAKFGGEDLPGYPQVWQDRVIP